CTTTTTACAATTGTAAAAAGTTTAAACAATTGATAGTTTAAACTATCcatcaaacgaaaatcctaattaaatgctgtgaattaccccgaagacttctgctactgcaaatattgacaacagggtaacaGCTAGATCAAAATTCTACACCATttgattgggattttcgtttaataagtctaattattcattaattatcatttgaaaaaatgcgaTTTCCAatctatttccatctgtagactaaCTATCCATTATTCTCTTCATAACATTGATTTCATCAAAAACAATCTTTTGTTCTTAAATTTACTAGATTTGTCCGATTGTCCCCTCAGTAGAAagatttacaatttttcaaacaacAAGCTACAGAGTGATCGTATATCCATGTTGAATTCATAACAGTGATACTGTCAcctctattactgtatttccataattcACAAGGTCTGTTCCAGAAGTAGTGAGATCTATTTTTCCAACCAATCATCTATTAGGTGATAAAAATAGTCTGTCAATTTTTGTGGCATAATAGTGATAAACTCACCTCTTTGTGGATATTATTTACAATTCACAAGACCTAtcccagagacatttcaatggAGGTGAGGTTTGTCAATGTTTTAAAAAGAATTTTTGCACTTATTCatagtttttcaaatttacaaGGTCTGTCCCAGAAGTGGATAGACATTtcaagtaacattttcacaatAAACTTAATAGTCATTCCAAATTACATTATCACAAACTTATCATGAGGTGATAGTCTGTCAATGTTTGTAACGGTGTTAAATTGTcatccaattttcaaatttacaagGGCTGTCCCAGAAGTGGATAGACATTTCAAGTTACATTTTCACAATAAACTTAATAGTCATTCCAAATTACATTATCACAAACTTATCATAAGGTCAATGTTTGTAACAGTATTAAATTGTcacccaattttcaaatttacaagGTCTGTCCCAGAAGTGGAGAGACATTTTAAGTTATATTACTACAAACTTATCAGGTAATAGTCTGTCAATGTTTGTAACAGTAATAAACTGTTTCCTGATTTTCAAATTCACAAGGTCTGTCCCAGAAGTAGAGAGCTTCACAGCCAAGGCCCCAGTTCCTTCTCCATGAGACTGGCAGCATCGTTTCGTCCCATGATTCGCAAAACGTTTAGGAGGTCAGTGACTGCAGTTGACTCTCGATGTCTCGCTTCCCACAGGTCCAGGATGTGCTCTGTCGGACTGGCTTTGGTTGCAAAGTAGTTTATGTACCTGCAAAACAGTAAATACACATAAGTTGATAAcataaatattgtttggaacccacctaaagctgtaggtccactaATCTCTCATCactcatttggtagagagttagtggggaggatatttttaatattctttccgaagaatggacattgatatttacaaagctctgccaatttatgtagatgcatgacatataattattatctatagttattatatacaaattgctttttatatcatatacagttcaataattattttcttagtctatattatgtaaattcatcctataattttgctgtattgtagctattgtatataaatgttaagccagtatatattgtaatctacataaataaagtactcaatcaatcaatcaattctcttCCACTCATGTCACATTTGTTTATTGtcacatacataaataaagaactctaatctaatctaatttcATCTAATCaccccggtcgtgtgttaatttcattctcattcttGAGAAGAAAAACATTCTTCCTCTTCACCAATACCAGCAATGCTGGATGGGTTGTGTCAAGAgtttaatgggaaggatattaatttatatcatTTACTGAGAATCAACATttaatattcattctttattcatt
The genomic region above belongs to Nilaparvata lugens isolate BPH unplaced genomic scaffold, ASM1435652v1 scaffold7444, whole genome shotgun sequence and contains:
- the LOC111062092 gene encoding netrin receptor UNC5B-like; amino-acid sequence: MLAQRLNVDRYINYFATKASPTEHILDLWEARHRESTAVTDLLNVLRIMGRNDAASLMEKELGPWL